A genomic window from Etheostoma spectabile isolate EspeVRDwgs_2016 unplaced genomic scaffold, UIUC_Espe_1.0 scaffold00569474, whole genome shotgun sequence includes:
- the LOC116685038 gene encoding sorting nexin-10A isoform X1: MDSMLENLSKTEFISICVRDPRLHKDHLWQTHLDYEICLQTNSMCFRKKTSCVRRRYSEFVWLRDGLEQNAPIMELPNLPPRNLFFSPGNKEQVLQRMKGFQEFLENVVQIPLLLSDSRLHLFLQSDLSVTKMAKCASGKTRYTVAEAIQRSGSGCISRLEDKASFDSDCESSCSSSGLGGSVDTPVR; encoded by the exons ATGGACAGTATGCTAGAGAATCTGTCAAAAACT GAGTTTATCAGCATTTGTGTTCGTGATCCAAGGCTTCATAAAGATCACCTCTGGCAGACACATCTCGACTACGAGATTTGTTTACAA ACCAATAGCATGTGTTTTCGAAAGAAGACTTCCTGTGTAAGGCGGCGTTACAGTGAGTTTGTTTGGCTGCGTGACGGTCTGGAACAGAATGCTCCGATCAT GGAGTTGCCCAACTTGCCGCCCAGGAACCTGTTCTTCAGTCCGGGGAACAAAGAGCAGGTCTTGCAGAGGATGAAGGGCTTCCAGGAGTTTTTAGAAAA TGTTGTTCAAATACCTTTGTTGTTATCGGATAGTCGACTCCACCTGTTCCTGCAGTCAGACCTCAGCGTCACAAAGATGGCAAAGTGTGCGTCTGGTAAGACCAGGTACACAGTGGCTGAAGCCATACAGCGTTCCGGCAGCGGTTGCATCAGCAGACTAGAAGACAAGGCCTCCTTTGACTCTGACTGTGAAAG CAGCTGTTCTTCGTCAGGCTTGGGAGGAAGTGTGGACACTCCAGTGCGATGA
- the LOC116685038 gene encoding sorting nexin-10A isoform X2, translated as MDSMLENLSKTEFISICVRDPRLHKDHLWQTHLDYEICLQTNSMCFRKKTSCVRRRYSEFVWLRDGLEQNAPIMELPNLPPRNLFFSPGNKEQVLQRMKGFQEFLENVVQIPLLLSDSRLHLFLQSDLSVTKMAKCASGKTRYTVAEAIQRSGSGCISRLEDKASFDSDCESCSSSGLGGSVDTPVR; from the exons ATGGACAGTATGCTAGAGAATCTGTCAAAAACT GAGTTTATCAGCATTTGTGTTCGTGATCCAAGGCTTCATAAAGATCACCTCTGGCAGACACATCTCGACTACGAGATTTGTTTACAA ACCAATAGCATGTGTTTTCGAAAGAAGACTTCCTGTGTAAGGCGGCGTTACAGTGAGTTTGTTTGGCTGCGTGACGGTCTGGAACAGAATGCTCCGATCAT GGAGTTGCCCAACTTGCCGCCCAGGAACCTGTTCTTCAGTCCGGGGAACAAAGAGCAGGTCTTGCAGAGGATGAAGGGCTTCCAGGAGTTTTTAGAAAA TGTTGTTCAAATACCTTTGTTGTTATCGGATAGTCGACTCCACCTGTTCCTGCAGTCAGACCTCAGCGTCACAAAGATGGCAAAGTGTGCGTCTGGTAAGACCAGGTACACAGTGGCTGAAGCCATACAGCGTTCCGGCAGCGGTTGCATCAGCAGACTAGAAGACAAGGCCTCCTTTGACTCTGACTGTGAAAG CTGTTCTTCGTCAGGCTTGGGAGGAAGTGTGGACACTCCAGTGCGATGA
- the LOC116685038 gene encoding sorting nexin-10A isoform X3, which yields MDSMLENLSKTEFISICVRDPRLHKDHLWQTHLDYEICLQTNSMCFRKKTSCVRRRYSEFVWLRDGLEQNAPIMELPNLPPRNLFFSPGNKEQVLQRMKGFQEFLENRLHLFLQSDLSVTKMAKCASGKTRYTVAEAIQRSGSGCISRLEDKASFDSDCESSCSSSGLGGSVDTPVR from the exons ATGGACAGTATGCTAGAGAATCTGTCAAAAACT GAGTTTATCAGCATTTGTGTTCGTGATCCAAGGCTTCATAAAGATCACCTCTGGCAGACACATCTCGACTACGAGATTTGTTTACAA ACCAATAGCATGTGTTTTCGAAAGAAGACTTCCTGTGTAAGGCGGCGTTACAGTGAGTTTGTTTGGCTGCGTGACGGTCTGGAACAGAATGCTCCGATCAT GGAGTTGCCCAACTTGCCGCCCAGGAACCTGTTCTTCAGTCCGGGGAACAAAGAGCAGGTCTTGCAGAGGATGAAGGGCTTCCAGGAGTTTTTAGAAAA TCGACTCCACCTGTTCCTGCAGTCAGACCTCAGCGTCACAAAGATGGCAAAGTGTGCGTCTGGTAAGACCAGGTACACAGTGGCTGAAGCCATACAGCGTTCCGGCAGCGGTTGCATCAGCAGACTAGAAGACAAGGCCTCCTTTGACTCTGACTGTGAAAG CAGCTGTTCTTCGTCAGGCTTGGGAGGAAGTGTGGACACTCCAGTGCGATGA